From the genome of Mycobacterium kansasii ATCC 12478:
CCGACGATCGCGAGCGTCCCGCTCATCGGGTACCGGGCACCGGCGCCGAATCATGAGGACAGCGGTGGCAACCCCGGTTCGCCAGCCCTCCGGCGAATGCTGCACCGCCCACCACCCCACCTCCTGATTAGCCCAGGCTGCCCTAACTTTGTGTACGCTACCCTATGTCCGTGGCATTGGACATGCCGGACCCGAGGAACTCGCCCTCAGGGAGTTGTCTGGTGTCGCTCACCCCCGACCAGCAGCGTCGACCCGCGTCGCTGCATGGTTTTGTCCCGTTTCCGCCGGACCGTGAAACCGCCTACCGTACTGCCGGCTACTGGACCGGGCGCACCGTGGATTCGCTGTTACGACGGGCCGCCACGGCGTGGCCCGGCCGCGTTGCGGTGGCGGATGCCGTTGGCCGCCACACTTACTCCGAACTCGACGAACTCGCCGACCGAGCCGCCGCCGGGTTCGCCGCACTCGGGGTCGCGCCGCGGGACCGGGTGGTGCTGCAGTTGCCCAATTCGGCGCGGTTCTGTGTCGCGTTGTTCGGCCTGCTGCGCGCCGGGGCCATTCCGGTGATGTGCCTGCCCGGGCATCGATTCGCCGAACTCGACCACTTCGTCGGCGTCAGCGGCGCGATCGGGCTCGTCGTCGCCGAGACCGCGGGCGGCTTCCACTATCGGCCGATGGCCGAGCAGCTGGCGGCCGCGCACCCGCAGCTGCGCCACGTCATCATCGACGGGAATGCCGGCCCCTTCCTGTCGTGGTCGGCATTGCCCGGCGGCCGGCCACCCGACATCGCGGCCGACACCGCCGCACCGGCCTTGCTGCTGGTGTCGGGTGGCACCACGGGCACCCCGAAGCTCATCCCGCGCACGCATGACGATTACGTCTACAACGCCACCGCCAGTGCCGAGCTGTGCGGCCTGACCTGCGATGACGTCTATCTGGTGGCGCTGCCGGCCGCCCACAATTTCGCGCTGGCATGCCCCGGCATTCTCGGGACACTGAGCGCGGGCGGCACCGTCGTGTTCGGCACCGACCCCAGCCCGGAAGCCGCGTTCGCCACGATCGAGCGTCACGGCGTTACCGTGACAGCCTTGGTGCCGGCCCTGGCCAAATTGTGGGCCCAAGCCTGCCATTGGGAGCCGGTGACTCCAAAGACGCTGCGGCTCCTGCAAGTTGGCGGGTCCAAGCTGGAGCCTGAGGATGCCCGCGCGGTTCGGGCGGCGTTGACCCCGGGCCTGCAGCAGGTGTTCGGGATGGCGGAGGGGTTGTTGAACTTCACCCGGCTCGAGGACCCCCCCGAAGTGGTGGAACACACACAGGGACGACCACTGTGCGCCGCCGACGAACTGCGCGTCGTCGACGCCGACGGCCATCCGGTGGCACCCGGTGCTGAAGGCGAACTACTGACCCGCGGGCCGTACACGATCAACGGCTACTTTCGCGCCGAACATGACAACCAGCTCTGCTTTGATCCAGACGGCTTCTATCGCAGCGGGGACCTGGTCCGCCTTCGCGAGGACGGCTACCTGGTGGTCACCGGCCGGGTCAAGGACGTCATCTGTCGTGCCGGCGAAACCGTGTCCGCCCAAGAGCTCGAAGAGCAGCTGCTGCGCCATCCGGGCATCGGGTCGGCCGCGGCGGTTCCGCTTCCTGATCCGGCCCTGGGTGAAATAGCTTGTGCTGCTGTTGTTTTCGTCGGAGCTCCGATCACACTTGCGGAATTGAACGGCTACCTCGACGAGCGCGGAGTGGCGGTACATGCACGCCTGGACATGCTCTTGCCGCTGGCATCGCTGCCCACCACGGCGGTCGGCAAGATCGACAAGAAGGCGATCGCGCGTCAGGCCCGCACGCGGCGCCACTCCCCCGGCGAACCATGAATCCTGCCTCGAAACTTACCATTGACTAATGTCGCCGTTTGATATTGACTCCCGTGCCATGACGGACGTCGTTCCGGCGCGCGGGTCGTTACGCTCCCGCACTGCCGTAGCGGTGAGCACGGCGATCATGCCGACGATCACCGGCGCGATACCGCCGGAGCGAGCATGGGGAATGTGGCTGACGCGGCAGCTCATCGCCAGACTCCTGGGCACATTCGGGCCCTCTCTGGCGGGTACCCGGGTCGAATACGTGAATTCCGTTCTGGCGGACGGCCGTCGGGTCCGTGGTGAATGGGTGTTCGGACCGCACATGGAGGCGACGCACCGCTCGTCGGCCGGCACCGCCGGGGTGATCTACTACGTGCACGGCAGCGGCTACACCATGTGTTCACCCCGGACACACCGGCGGCTGACGTCATGGCTGTCGTCACTGACCGGCTTGCCGGTGTTCTGTGTCAACTACCGATTGGCGCCGCGCTACCGCTTCCCCACCGCCGCCGACGACGTTCGTGCCGGCTGGGACTGGCTACCGGAGGCGTCCGGCCTGCCGCCGGAACGCATTGTGGTGGTTGCCGATTCGGCCGGTGGCCACCTATCGGTGGATATGTTGCTGCAACGGGATGTGGCCGCGAATCCACCGGCGTCACTGGTGTTGTTTTCGCCGCTGATCGACCTTACGTTCACGCTCTCGGCCGCTCGCGAACGGCTACGCCCAGATCCAGCTGTCCGGGCGGCCGCGGCGGCCCGGGTGGTCGGCCTGTATTACGACGGCATCGACCCCACCCATCACCGCCTGACCCTCGACGTCGCCGGCGGACCGGTGCTGCCGAACACCCTGATCCAGGCCGGCGCGGCGGAAATCCTGGAGGCCGACGCGCGTCAACTCGCCGCTGACATCCGCGCCGCCGGCGGCAGTTGCGACCTACAGGTGTGGCCCGACCAGATGCACGTATTCCAGGCGCTTCCGCGAATGGCGCCGGAAGCAGCCAAGGCCATGGCATACGCCTGCGAATTCATCGCAAATTCGTTGCAGGACAATGCCGCTGCTGAGGCCGGCTGAAGTGTTGGGGCCTGTGGGCAGGCTGCTGAGCAAATCGAAGGCCACCACACACGGGGCCTTGGCCGTGGTTACCGGCGCCGGCAGTGGGATCGGGGCCGCGTTCGCGGTCGAACTCGGCCGCCGCGGCGGTGCGGTGGTCTGCAGTGACGTCGACGAAATAGCCGCTCACAAGACGGCCGCGATGCTCACCGAACGTGGTGCGAAAGCCATTGCGATTCGCTGCGACGTCTCCCGCGTGGACGACGTGTGTTCGTTGGCCGAACAGTCGCAATCCTGGTTCGATGCGGCACCCACGCTGGTGATCAACAACGCCGGCGTCGGGGCCGGCGGCGCGCCCATCGGTGAAGTACCCCTGGATGATTGGCAGTGGGTACTGGGCATCAATCTCTGGGGGCCCATCCACGGCTGCCACGTATTCACTCCGATCCTGCGCACGGCCGAGCCGTCACGAACGCCGCGGGGCATCATCAATGTCGCCTCGGCAGCAGCGTTCGCCGCAGCCCCGGGCATGGCTGCATATAACGTCAGCAAGGCCGGCGTGCTCTCCCTATCGGAGACCCTGGCGGCCGAGCTATCCGGTACCGCCATCAAGGTCACGGTGTTGTGCCCGACCTTCGTCAAGACCAATATCATCGAATCCGGGCGCATCAGCGAACAATCCAGTGAACTGGCCTCCAAACTTATCCGCTGGACCGGCTTTTCGGCCGCAAAGGTCGCCCGCGTGTGTCTGGACGCGCACGACCGGGGCGACCTCTACTGCCTGCCCCAGCTGGATGCCAAGATCGGCTGGAACGTCAAACGCCTGGCTCCCGGGATATACACGCGGGCCGTCGGCCGGATCTCGCGGACGACCATCCCCTGACCGTCCACAGTCAGGGCACGCTCAGCGTCGGCTGAGCGTCAACGTCCCCGCGGTCTTGAGCACGCGGTCAGCGGTGATCTTCTCGGCCCTGCGAGCCTCGCGCTCAAGGTAGCGCTGTTTGGAATCCTCGAACTTCTCGCTGGCTTCCTCGAGCTCCTTGATCAGCACGGCAAGGTCGTCGCGCATCCACGCGCCCTCGCCGGTGAAGTCCTCGCGTTCGAAAATCCGCCACTTCCGTAACACCGGCATGACCACCTCGTCGAGGTGGATGCGCGGGTCATAGACGCCGCCGACGGCGATGATCACCGCCTTGCGGCGGAACTCCGGCACCGTGAAGCCGGGCATCTTGAAGTTCCGCAGAATCCGGTGGACCGACTTGATCGCCTGGTTGGGCGCAATGTCGAGTCCGGCCGCGCTGACGTCCCGGTAGAAGATCATGTGCAGGTTCTCGTCGTGCGACACCCTGGCCATCAGCTGCTCCGCGATGGTGTCGTTGCTGGCCCTACCGGTGTTGCGATGCGACACGCGGGTCGCCAACTCCTGGAACGAGACATACATCACCGAGTCAAATACACTCTCAGCAAACATATCGCCCTGGTGGTTCTGGCCCGGGCTGAAGCCCCGTGTCATTTGCTCCATGCGAAGCTTCTCCAGCTCGACCGGATCCACCGCGCGGGTCACCACCAAGTAGTCACGCAACGCGGTGCTGTGCCGGTTCTCCTCGGCGGTCCACCGGTTGACCCACTGCCCCCAGGGGCCGTCCATGCTGAAGTTCATCGCGATCTCGCGGTGGTACGACGGTAAGTTGTCCTCCGTCAACAGGTTCTGGACCATCGCCACCTGGGCCACATCGGAGAGCTGGCTCTGTCCGGGCTCCCAGTCCTGGCCGTCGAGGGCATAGAAATTCTTGCCGTCCGACCAAGGAACGTAGTCGTGCGGGTTCCACTCCTTGAACATCGAGAGGTGGCGGTTGAGCAGCTGCTCCACCACGGGCTCAAGTTCATGGAGTAGCTGCAGGTTGGTCATTTCCTTCGGCATGAGGGGTCTCCCAGCTATGTGTGCCGTTCAGTAACAGTGAATATATCTGTGAACCCCGGTTACATGCAAGTCAGACACGCTGGAACGGAGCGATCAATCCGAGGTTGCCGTCGTAGCGCGGGTAGAGCAGGTTGCCGCGACCGGTGGCCGGGTCGGTGAAAAACAGCAGCTGAAGCCGGTGTTCACCGGCGCGGTGCACTGCTGCGTCCTCGGTGAGACACGGCGTCTGGCGGGAGTTCACGATCAGCGGCACCGCAGGCTCGCCGGTGCTCGACGACCACGCCCATCCCGGCAGATACACATGTCGTTGGCGAGCCAGTCGCAGCCCCGAGGGGCCGGCCCGGTACACCACCGCGTCCTCGCCCGTCTCCACGTCGGTGAACAGGTGGGCGTCGTAGTCCATGGCATCCATCACCGCCACCGCCTCCAACGGCGTAGTGCGCTGCAGCACCACCGATTTGCGGCGTAGCACGACGGCCCCGGTGGTGATGGTCAAGAGCCTGCGGGTCGGATCGGGCCAGGGACGAGGGCACCACTGCCCGTACATGCGCGCGATATGACGATCCAGCCGCAGCAATGCCGGTGTCAGGTCGTCGATACCCGTCGTGACGGCGAGCACCCGTGCCGGTAGCTCGCCGACGCGCAGGTTCACCTGCATGATCAACGGCCCGCGGCCACAGGCTCCGGTTTTCAGCCGAACCCGAGCGCCTCCGGAGATCTCGTGATGGGCCAGCACCCGCCCCACCGCACGCGCCACGTACTCACCCTGCGAAGCCGACACCCGTGGGCCGGAAAGCACTGTCAGATCGGGGAATTCTCGCACCGACCACGGTTTGAGCGCGTACACCCCGCAGCGACCCCGCTTTCTTCATCGGCCCGAACAGCAGTCGAACTGATCGCTTCAGTCGAAGCGTCCCCGGCTGCCTTTCGGTCCGCTAGGGCCGAAAGTCCCTGTGACGATGTGCTGCCGATCACCGCGCGGGCGGATTCGTCCGGTCGAACCGGACTCCGGCGCCAGCTACCGACGTTCAACCAGGTAGGGCGCCAACACAGAAAGCTTCTCGCAGGTCTCTTCGAATTCCCGCTCGGGTTGCGAGGCCTCGATGATCCCGGCGCCGGCCTGCAGCCACGTACGCCCGTCCCGTTCATAGGCCGCCCGCAACGTCAGCGCGGCATCGAGACCGCCGTCTGCGGAGAACATCACGACCGAACCCGAATACAATCCCCGCGGACCTTCGTCGAGACGCAAGATGGCTTCGACCCCGTCCGCTTTGGGAATTCCCGACGCCGTTACGGCAGGAAAAAGTGCTTCCAGAGCATCCATCCGATCACTCGCGGGGTCTAGGCGCGCACTGATCGTCGAGCCGAGGTGTTGCACACTCCCGCGCTCCCGCACCGTCATGAAATCGGTGACGGCCGCAGTTCCCGGTTTCGCGATCTGAGCAATCTCCCGAAATGACGTCTGCACCGAAATAGCATGCTCGACAATCTCTTTGGCGTTGGACTCCAGATCGCGGCGGGCTGCCAGGTCGTCTGCGACGCCCCGGCCCAGCGCACGTGTGCCGGCCAGTGGCTCGGTGACCACGGCGCCGTCGGGCTGAACGGACATGACAAGTTCCGGGCTGAAGCCAAGCGCCCGAATTCCGCCAAGCTGCAACATGAACGATCGCACCGGAGTGTTGTGCCGACGCGCCACGCGATAGGTCGACGGGAAGTCGAGCTCGAAAGGCACGTCCACACAACGGGATAGGATCACCTTGCGGTACCGGCCGGCCAAGATCTCGCGGCGGGCCGTGGCCACCCGGTCGCGATATCCGGACGGGTCGGCGGACAATTCGACTGCGCGGGACTGCGGCACGCCGGCTATCCCGTCGCGCAATAACCGGTGCACCGCCTGGCGGTGGTGCGCCCCGGCCCCGATGAAGCAAATCTCGGTCCTGGTCATCACGATGCGGCTGCCGGGCCAAAATACCCGGGCCAACGGAGTGCGGGGCGCCAGCCGCTGCTGCAGCCCGTATCGGTAGACACCGAATTCGAAGGCGATCCAGCCGAAGACTTGGTCGGTCTCCAACAGCAACCGGTCGATGGCTTCGCCCAGGACCGATGCCGGCCGCCCGCACCAGGCTTGCCGGCGAGTGGTGCCGTTGCGGACCACGCGCAGCTCGTCGCTGTCCAGCTCCACCATCGTCTGCACGCCCAAGGCCAGGACCCATTGCCCGTCGTATTCGTACAGCAGGTACTGCTCCCCGGGGGTCTCGCAGAGGGCGGCGGCCAACTCAGCCGCAAGATCAGCCGGCTCTAGGTCGGCCGGCATCGGAATCGACACTTCAGCGGTACTGGCAGTACTGATCGCGATGCTCCCCTCCACAGCATTAGTAAACGTAGCCTAACCTACTAAATACATCCCGCGGCCTTGTCGCGCGGATGCCGTCCGCACCAGGGCTCACGGTGAGTCGATCGTTGTCGGGGCGCCTGCGTCATGGCATCATCGGGCCGAAGTGCGCCACCTGGCCGGGCCGAGTTTCCGTCCTCTTCGGCAGGCTGCCAGCAGGTGGCCGGTCGTTCCCGGCTGCTCGCCGGCGCTCACGCCAGACACAGGAAACGCCAAACGTTTACCAATC
Proteins encoded in this window:
- a CDS encoding acyl-ACP desaturase, giving the protein MPKEMTNLQLLHELEPVVEQLLNRHLSMFKEWNPHDYVPWSDGKNFYALDGQDWEPGQSQLSDVAQVAMVQNLLTEDNLPSYHREIAMNFSMDGPWGQWVNRWTAEENRHSTALRDYLVVTRAVDPVELEKLRMEQMTRGFSPGQNHQGDMFAESVFDSVMYVSFQELATRVSHRNTGRASNDTIAEQLMARVSHDENLHMIFYRDVSAAGLDIAPNQAIKSVHRILRNFKMPGFTVPEFRRKAVIIAVGGVYDPRIHLDEVVMPVLRKWRIFEREDFTGEGAWMRDDLAVLIKELEEASEKFEDSKQRYLEREARRAEKITADRVLKTAGTLTLSRR
- a CDS encoding SDR family NAD(P)-dependent oxidoreductase, with translation MPLLRPAEVLGPVGRLLSKSKATTHGALAVVTGAGSGIGAAFAVELGRRGGAVVCSDVDEIAAHKTAAMLTERGAKAIAIRCDVSRVDDVCSLAEQSQSWFDAAPTLVINNAGVGAGGAPIGEVPLDDWQWVLGINLWGPIHGCHVFTPILRTAEPSRTPRGIINVASAAAFAAAPGMAAYNVSKAGVLSLSETLAAELSGTAIKVTVLCPTFVKTNIIESGRISEQSSELASKLIRWTGFSAAKVARVCLDAHDRGDLYCLPQLDAKIGWNVKRLAPGIYTRAVGRISRTTIP
- a CDS encoding sigma 54 modulation/S30EA ribosomal C-terminal domain-containing protein, yielding MREFPDLTVLSGPRVSASQGEYVARAVGRVLAHHEISGGARVRLKTGACGRGPLIMQVNLRVGELPARVLAVTTGIDDLTPALLRLDRHIARMYGQWCPRPWPDPTRRLLTITTGAVVLRRKSVVLQRTTPLEAVAVMDAMDYDAHLFTDVETGEDAVVYRAGPSGLRLARQRHVYLPGWAWSSSTGEPAVPLIVNSRQTPCLTEDAAVHRAGEHRLQLLFFTDPATGRGNLLYPRYDGNLGLIAPFQRV
- a CDS encoding salicylate synthase — protein: MPADLEPADLAAELAAALCETPGEQYLLYEYDGQWVLALGVQTMVELDSDELRVVRNGTTRRQAWCGRPASVLGEAIDRLLLETDQVFGWIAFEFGVYRYGLQQRLAPRTPLARVFWPGSRIVMTRTEICFIGAGAHHRQAVHRLLRDGIAGVPQSRAVELSADPSGYRDRVATARREILAGRYRKVILSRCVDVPFELDFPSTYRVARRHNTPVRSFMLQLGGIRALGFSPELVMSVQPDGAVVTEPLAGTRALGRGVADDLAARRDLESNAKEIVEHAISVQTSFREIAQIAKPGTAAVTDFMTVRERGSVQHLGSTISARLDPASDRMDALEALFPAVTASGIPKADGVEAILRLDEGPRGLYSGSVVMFSADGGLDAALTLRAAYERDGRTWLQAGAGIIEASQPEREFEETCEKLSVLAPYLVERR
- a CDS encoding alpha/beta hydrolase, with the translated sequence MTDVVPARGSLRSRTAVAVSTAIMPTITGAIPPERAWGMWLTRQLIARLLGTFGPSLAGTRVEYVNSVLADGRRVRGEWVFGPHMEATHRSSAGTAGVIYYVHGSGYTMCSPRTHRRLTSWLSSLTGLPVFCVNYRLAPRYRFPTAADDVRAGWDWLPEASGLPPERIVVVADSAGGHLSVDMLLQRDVAANPPASLVLFSPLIDLTFTLSAARERLRPDPAVRAAAAARVVGLYYDGIDPTHHRLTLDVAGGPVLPNTLIQAGAAEILEADARQLAADIRAAGGSCDLQVWPDQMHVFQALPRMAPEAAKAMAYACEFIANSLQDNAAAEAG
- a CDS encoding (2,3-dihydroxybenzoyl)adenylate synthase, whose amino-acid sequence is MPDPRNSPSGSCLVSLTPDQQRRPASLHGFVPFPPDRETAYRTAGYWTGRTVDSLLRRAATAWPGRVAVADAVGRHTYSELDELADRAAAGFAALGVAPRDRVVLQLPNSARFCVALFGLLRAGAIPVMCLPGHRFAELDHFVGVSGAIGLVVAETAGGFHYRPMAEQLAAAHPQLRHVIIDGNAGPFLSWSALPGGRPPDIAADTAAPALLLVSGGTTGTPKLIPRTHDDYVYNATASAELCGLTCDDVYLVALPAAHNFALACPGILGTLSAGGTVVFGTDPSPEAAFATIERHGVTVTALVPALAKLWAQACHWEPVTPKTLRLLQVGGSKLEPEDARAVRAALTPGLQQVFGMAEGLLNFTRLEDPPEVVEHTQGRPLCAADELRVVDADGHPVAPGAEGELLTRGPYTINGYFRAEHDNQLCFDPDGFYRSGDLVRLREDGYLVVTGRVKDVICRAGETVSAQELEEQLLRHPGIGSAAAVPLPDPALGEIACAAVVFVGAPITLAELNGYLDERGVAVHARLDMLLPLASLPTTAVGKIDKKAIARQARTRRHSPGEP